The sequence below is a genomic window from Halarchaeum grantii.
AGAAGGATGGGGATGTAATAGGGAATGACCGCCTTCATGACTTCTTTCAACGTCGCGTCGGTCACTTTCTCCAAGACGAACAGCACCGATCCGAGTGGCGGCGTGACGACTCCCAGCATCAGCGTGAGGATCATCACGATGCCGAAGTGAATCGGATCGATACCAACCTGCTGGATCACGGGCATGACGATTGGCGTCATGATCATGATCGTCGCGGTGATACTCATGAACGTCCCGAGGAGCAGGAACAGGCCGACGAACAGGAAGAGGACGGCTGTCTGGTTCGTCGTGGTCGCGAGTACCGTCTCCGCCAAGAGGGTCGGGATACCGAGTTGCAGTGCCACGAGTCCGTACAGCATCGCGATGCCGATGATGAACAGGATGGCGAACGTCTCAACCATCCCCCCCCTGAACTCCTTGACCATGGAGCCGGGGGTCAGGTCTCCGTTAACGAAGCCGAGAAGGAGCGTGTAGAGGACAGCGAGCGCCCCGGCCTCGGTCGGGGTGAACATCCCGGTCGTGATGCCGGCAATGATGAAGATGGGAATCGCGAGCGCCGGAAGCGCGCTGACGAAGCTCCGGTAGCACTCACCGAAGTCGAAGCTGCCGGTCTTGCCCGGACCGTTCTTGAGGACGACCGCGTAGACAAACAGCGACAGGAACAGTGCGAGGAGAACACCCGGAATGATGCCGGCTAGGAAGAGCGAACCGATCGACTCCTGAGCCAGCACCGCAAAGAGGATGATCGGGACACTCGGGGGAATGATCGGGCCGATGATCGAGGAGGTCCCCGTGACGCCGATCGCCGTCGACTTGTCGTAGTCGTACTCGCGCATCGACGTATACTCAACGCGACCGAGGCCCGCCGCGTCCGCGACCGCGAGCCCAGACATTCCCGAGAATATCAGGCTGGCGAGGATGTTCACCTGGGCGATACCGCTTCTGAACTGACCGACGAGCGAATTGGCGAACTCAAAGACGTTTTCGGTCATCCCCGTCCGGTTCATCAGCCGCCCCAGCATGAGGTAAAACGGTACCGCCAGCATAACGAAGCTGTTCAGGCCATGCAGGAGTTGATTGGAGATAATCCCCGGATTGAAGCTCGGCCCGATGGGGAGTAGCATCACGAAGACTGACGTCGCGCCGAGTGCGATTGCGATAGGGACGCCGATCGCGTACAGGAGCAACAGAGTCCCAAGGAATGCCAACAGGATCGTGTCTACTGCCATTACTCGGCTACCTCCGTGGTGATCTTATCTGTCCAAGTCGTGACGCCGAGCGATTCGAACAGGTTCCAAACCTCGTAGACGAGTGTCACCGCCAGTCCGAGCGTAATGCCTGCGTAGACGTAGCTGGACTGGATTGGTAGGTCCAGCAGCCGGTCGCCCCAGTTTTCGATTCCGGCGAGGCCGGCGGCGTAGACGGCCACGGCGAGGAACGCAACCACGATCAGCTGCGTGACGGCGTCAATCGCCATCGCGGCTCGCGGGGACCGGGTCTCGATCGTGTCGCGCAGAATGTCCATCTTGATGTGCTCGTCGTTTCTCGAGGCGACGGCCGCGCCGAAGAA
It includes:
- a CDS encoding TRAP transporter large permease, with protein sequence MAVDTILLAFLGTLLLLYAIGVPIAIALGATSVFVMLLPIGPSFNPGIISNQLLHGLNSFVMLAVPFYLMLGRLMNRTGMTENVFEFANSLVGQFRSGIAQVNILASLIFSGMSGLAVADAAGLGRVEYTSMREYDYDKSTAIGVTGTSSIIGPIIPPSVPIILFAVLAQESIGSLFLAGIIPGVLLALFLSLFVYAVVLKNGPGKTGSFDFGECYRSFVSALPALAIPIFIIAGITTGMFTPTEAGALAVLYTLLLGFVNGDLTPGSMVKEFRGGMVETFAILFIIGIAMLYGLVALQLGIPTLLAETVLATTTNQTAVLFLFVGLFLLLGTFMSITATIMIMTPIVMPVIQQVGIDPIHFGIVMILTLMLGVVTPPLGSVLFVLEKVTDATLKEVMKAVIPYYIPILLVVLLIVFFPDLTTWIPYNLAG
- a CDS encoding TRAP transporter small permease, translating into MDIDQSLELRDDTVFDRVVLNVATFLFMIIVFLATVQVVVRVFELPIAGGAWWTTPVARYTLIFGTFFGAAVASRNDEHIKMDILRDTIETRSPRAAMAIDAVTQLIVVAFLAVAVYAAGLAGIENWGDRLLDLPIQSSYVYAGITLGLAVTLVYEVWNLFESLGVTTWTDKITTEVAE